A part of Tessaracoccus timonensis genomic DNA contains:
- a CDS encoding DUF3099 domain-containing protein: MARSDEGTHHAPIAPRGHSLDVEERQKRYTITMIVRTACFLLFLVVPGWWKIVALAGAAIIPAFAVVLANGEDHRATHYASDDDTDDPLALPAAEVIPGEVEPE; encoded by the coding sequence ATGGCCAGAAGCGACGAGGGAACCCACCATGCTCCCATCGCTCCGCGTGGCCACTCGCTCGACGTCGAGGAGCGTCAGAAGCGCTATACCATCACGATGATCGTGCGCACAGCGTGCTTCCTGCTGTTCCTCGTCGTGCCCGGATGGTGGAAGATCGTGGCGCTCGCGGGCGCGGCCATCATTCCCGCCTTCGCCGTCGTGCTGGCCAATGGTGAAGATCATCGCGCAACGCACTACGCTTCCGACGACGACACCGACGACCCGCTGGCCCTACCGGCAGCCGAGGTGATTCCCGGGGAGGTGGAGCCGGAATGA
- a CDS encoding putative RNA methyltransferase, with translation MTVLAAVAPWLRCPVCAGSMALDGRSLRCDHGHAFDVAKQGYVNLLGHGAPQHADSAEMVAARQRFLQAGWYSPIADAVREALSGAGSVVEVGTGPGYYLAHALRAGATGLATDISVPACRRAAKVDARVAAVVADTWAGLPLRDACVDAVLCVFAPRNMPEFQRVLSPGGRVCIVVPNEGHLAELRAAEGLLGIDGDKAERLTASLADATTTRLRFPLDLDAEAATDLVGMGPNAFHQRQVAAACATTVDVSVVVGSFA, from the coding sequence ATGACGGTGTTGGCAGCGGTGGCGCCGTGGCTGCGGTGCCCCGTGTGCGCCGGATCTATGGCCCTCGACGGGCGCTCGCTGCGCTGCGATCACGGCCACGCGTTCGACGTCGCGAAGCAGGGCTACGTCAACCTGCTCGGCCATGGCGCTCCCCAGCACGCTGACTCTGCGGAGATGGTGGCAGCTCGCCAGCGCTTCCTGCAGGCTGGCTGGTACTCCCCCATCGCGGATGCGGTGCGCGAGGCCTTGTCAGGCGCCGGTTCGGTGGTGGAGGTGGGTACCGGGCCCGGCTACTACCTGGCGCACGCGCTGCGCGCGGGTGCGACGGGGCTCGCCACCGACATCTCGGTGCCAGCGTGCCGGCGGGCGGCCAAGGTGGATGCGCGCGTCGCGGCGGTCGTCGCCGACACGTGGGCGGGGCTGCCGTTGCGGGACGCGTGCGTCGATGCGGTGCTGTGCGTCTTCGCCCCGCGCAACATGCCGGAGTTCCAGCGGGTACTCAGCCCAGGCGGGCGGGTGTGCATCGTCGTGCCCAACGAGGGCCACCTGGCTGAACTGCGCGCGGCGGAAGGCCTCCTTGGCATCGACGGCGACAAGGCCGAGCGCCTCACCGCGTCGTTGGCAGATGCGACGACCACCCGCCTGCGCTTCCCGCTCGATCTCGACGCCGAAGCCGCGACGGACCTCGTCGGGATGGGGCCGAATGCGTTCCACCAACGCCAGGTGGCGGCTGCCTGCGCCACCACCGTCGACGTGAGTGTCGTCGTCGGCAGCTTTGCGTAG
- the fabI gene encoding enoyl-ACP reductase FabI, translating to MGILEGKNILVTGVTIDTSIAYVVADIAQQEGANVVISGAGRALRLANRVAKRLDPAPPVIELDITVDEHLTGLPAALEPHFGERLDGVVHSIAFANPETALGGRFLDTEWSDVAQALQISAYSLKSLAMAAKPMMAEGGSIVGLTFDAQVTWPSYDWMGVAKSALESTSRYLARYLGPDGIRSNIVAAGPIDTLAKQAIPGASEFNDIWGTRAPLGWDAKDARPAAKAVVALLSDWFPATTGEMVHVDGGLHSTGA from the coding sequence ATGGGCATCCTCGAAGGCAAGAACATTCTCGTCACGGGCGTGACGATCGACACATCGATTGCGTACGTCGTCGCCGACATCGCGCAGCAAGAAGGCGCCAACGTCGTCATCTCCGGCGCCGGGCGCGCGCTGCGGCTCGCCAACCGCGTCGCAAAACGGCTTGACCCGGCACCGCCGGTGATCGAGCTCGACATCACCGTTGACGAGCACCTCACCGGGCTGCCGGCAGCACTCGAACCGCACTTCGGTGAGCGCCTCGACGGCGTCGTGCACTCCATCGCCTTCGCCAACCCCGAGACCGCGCTCGGCGGGCGATTTCTCGATACCGAATGGTCCGACGTCGCACAGGCGCTGCAGATTTCCGCGTACTCGTTGAAGTCCCTCGCCATGGCGGCCAAGCCGATGATGGCAGAAGGCGGATCTATCGTCGGGCTCACCTTCGACGCACAGGTGACGTGGCCGTCTTACGACTGGATGGGTGTGGCGAAGTCGGCGCTGGAGTCGACGTCGCGCTACCTCGCCCGCTACCTCGGACCCGACGGCATCCGCTCCAACATCGTCGCAGCCGGCCCCATCGACACCCTCGCGAAGCAGGCCATTCCCGGCGCGAGCGAGTTCAACGACATCTGGGGCACGCGCGCCCCGCTGGGTTGGGACGCCAAGGACGCCCGCCCGGCGGCGAAGGCCGTCGTCGCGCTGCTGTCTGACTGGTTCCCCGCCACGACGGGGGAGATGGTGCACGTCGACGGCGGTCTCCACTCGACGGGGGCGTAG
- a CDS encoding SURF1 family protein, whose product MKKKMIVRWVALVVLIAALAYTFVQLGEWQLRRLDERRASNARVIEHSHEQPVPYEQHMNRVMTDDDEWHVVTVTGQYTGETFQVRYRNQDGPGTEVVSPMRATDGRTVLIDRGFIPRPNGQPDPEPPPPPDGEVTVTGYVQRNERGKDEAVVPHEYKVRLINSDKIGESLGVELVNGYVAAFESSPADATSLQPIALPSLDEGPHQGYAWQWFSFAVIAGIGVIVLIRADIRDYRKAQRKKAQRAAKADAAEQQ is encoded by the coding sequence ATGAAAAAGAAGATGATTGTGCGTTGGGTTGCGCTCGTCGTACTCATCGCAGCGCTGGCCTATACCTTCGTGCAGCTGGGCGAGTGGCAGCTGCGACGCCTGGACGAACGCCGAGCGAGCAACGCGCGCGTCATCGAGCATTCACACGAGCAACCTGTGCCGTACGAGCAACACATGAACCGGGTGATGACCGACGACGACGAGTGGCACGTCGTGACCGTCACCGGCCAGTACACCGGCGAGACGTTCCAGGTGCGCTACCGCAACCAAGACGGCCCGGGCACCGAGGTGGTCTCCCCCATGCGCGCCACCGACGGGCGCACGGTGCTCATCGACCGCGGGTTCATTCCTCGCCCCAACGGCCAGCCCGACCCGGAGCCTCCGCCACCGCCCGACGGAGAAGTCACCGTCACGGGCTACGTGCAGCGCAATGAGCGCGGCAAGGACGAGGCCGTGGTGCCACACGAGTACAAGGTGCGGCTCATCAACTCGGACAAGATTGGCGAGTCGCTCGGCGTCGAGCTCGTCAACGGCTACGTGGCCGCGTTCGAGTCCAGCCCGGCCGACGCCACGTCGCTGCAGCCCATCGCGCTACCCAGCCTCGACGAGGGCCCGCACCAGGGCTACGCGTGGCAGTGGTTTTCATTCGCGGTGATCGCAGGTATTGGCGTGATTGTGCTGATCCGCGCCGACATCCGCGACTACCGCAAGGCCCAACGCAAGAAGGCGCAGCGTGCCGCGAAGGCCGACGCGGCGGAGCAGCAATGA
- a CDS encoding class I adenylate-forming enzyme family protein gives MSELLLQRVLDGLADRPDDPVFLGIDRISRAEFADLVRTYAGGLRGRRARNFVLMVRPGPASFALALAAVGMGIRIDLISPKGGTELVQSRLEETMPDFVVAEPGLRFLLKGPGWLRRPAGLPDWRIWPEIVSIHDVGGAQVRRYGVEEDQSALTVFTSGTTAHPVGVVHTAGSLSAGAEMVSTLFDADAPGPVMAGTFFAMLPAYALGKPIVLPARNPRRIAGQLRKWRPSHTYLTPPQWRAALAAGATTTGRVFAGSATVTANLLSRLRAAGADEAWGVYAMTEVFPAAAIESRDKLTDDARGDHVGRLFDGVDARIEDDEIILSGRSMAPRCIDGQWRDDVATGDLGVLEGRELWLQGRRKDMILRGTDNIYPGLYEPRLTVEGVDVALLLGVPADDGDEELALLVEAGARSDKLRGVLQRRARELGLVVDHIIFDTVPTSGRSNKPDRQAARALVQQHIGKEQER, from the coding sequence ATGAGTGAGCTGCTGCTGCAACGTGTGCTCGACGGGCTCGCCGATCGTCCCGACGACCCGGTCTTCTTGGGGATCGATCGGATCTCGCGCGCAGAGTTTGCCGACCTGGTGCGGACGTACGCTGGCGGGCTGCGGGGGCGCAGGGCCCGCAACTTCGTCCTCATGGTCCGCCCCGGCCCGGCCTCGTTCGCGCTCGCGCTCGCGGCGGTCGGCATGGGGATCCGTATCGACCTCATCAGTCCCAAAGGCGGCACCGAGCTGGTGCAGAGCAGGCTCGAGGAGACGATGCCGGACTTCGTCGTCGCTGAACCGGGGCTCAGATTCCTGCTCAAGGGGCCGGGCTGGCTGCGGCGCCCGGCAGGGCTGCCGGACTGGAGGATCTGGCCGGAGATCGTCTCCATCCACGATGTGGGTGGCGCGCAGGTGCGACGCTACGGGGTGGAGGAGGATCAGTCCGCGCTGACGGTGTTCACCTCCGGCACCACCGCGCATCCGGTGGGCGTTGTGCACACGGCCGGTTCGTTGTCGGCGGGCGCGGAGATGGTCTCGACCCTCTTCGACGCCGATGCGCCGGGACCCGTCATGGCGGGCACCTTCTTTGCGATGCTGCCCGCCTATGCGCTCGGCAAACCTATCGTGTTGCCCGCACGCAATCCCCGACGCATCGCCGGGCAGTTGCGGAAATGGCGTCCATCCCACACCTATCTAACCCCGCCCCAATGGCGTGCCGCGCTGGCTGCCGGAGCCACGACGACCGGCCGCGTCTTCGCGGGCTCGGCCACAGTGACGGCCAACCTGCTCTCCCGGCTGCGCGCAGCCGGCGCCGACGAGGCATGGGGAGTGTACGCAATGACCGAGGTCTTCCCGGCGGCGGCGATCGAGTCGCGCGACAAACTCACCGACGACGCGCGCGGCGATCACGTGGGCCGGCTCTTCGACGGCGTGGACGCGCGCATTGAGGACGACGAGATCATCCTCTCCGGCCGATCGATGGCCCCGAGATGCATCGATGGGCAATGGCGCGACGACGTTGCCACCGGCGACCTGGGCGTGCTCGAGGGCCGCGAGCTGTGGCTTCAGGGACGCCGCAAGGACATGATCCTTCGGGGCACGGACAACATCTACCCGGGCCTCTATGAGCCGAGGCTCACCGTCGAAGGGGTCGACGTCGCGTTGCTGCTCGGCGTACCCGCCGATGACGGCGACGAGGAGCTGGCATTGCTCGTGGAAGCGGGAGCCCGCTCGGACAAGCTGCGCGGGGTGCTCCAACGCAGGGCTCGGGAGCTGGGGCTCGTCGTCGATCACATCATCTTCGACACCGTGCCCACCTCCGGCCGCTCGAACAAACCCGATCGTCAGGCAGCCCGGGCCCTGGTGCAGCAGCACATCGGGAAGGAGCAGGAGCGCTGA
- a CDS encoding NfeD family protein translates to MDWLVAWFRDNGWIGWGLLAIALAAAELLTLDLTLLMLAVGALAAGATWFVAPGLVWLQALVGIGVAALTLWLLRPSLLDRVRNSPGYRSSLDQLVGATGVATAEITPASGEVRVDGQVWEARPYDPQARILEGQHIEVFGMDGITLLVYPSSSPKPLDAEF, encoded by the coding sequence GTGGACTGGCTCGTCGCCTGGTTCCGAGACAACGGCTGGATCGGCTGGGGGCTACTGGCAATCGCCCTTGCCGCAGCTGAACTCCTCACCCTGGATCTCACACTCCTCATGCTCGCCGTGGGCGCCCTGGCGGCGGGGGCGACGTGGTTCGTCGCGCCCGGTTTGGTGTGGCTGCAGGCGCTCGTGGGTATCGGGGTAGCGGCGCTCACGCTGTGGCTGCTGCGCCCATCGCTGCTCGACCGCGTGCGGAACTCGCCCGGCTACCGTTCGTCGCTGGATCAACTCGTCGGCGCCACCGGCGTGGCGACGGCCGAGATCACCCCCGCGAGCGGCGAGGTGCGCGTCGACGGGCAGGTGTGGGAAGCCCGGCCCTACGACCCGCAGGCACGGATTCTCGAAGGCCAACACATCGAGGTGTTCGGCATGGACGGCATCACGCTGCTCGTGTACCCATCCTCCTCACCCAAACCGCTCGACGCCGAATTCTAG
- a CDS encoding 3-oxoacyl-ACP synthase III family protein — translation MGITVLGAAEALPSRVVPSAEIEDRIRQASGFRLPQGVVERVTGIRTRRMVAEDEYASTLAARAGEAALEAAGVAPSEVDLLVFASASRDFIEPATAHVVTHELGIRAHAFDVTNACNSFINGIEIATTLLASGAYSRALVVTGETPTRSIRWQLESLRQFMTHFAGFTFGDAGGAVVLGQGPGPGLGRPMAETRSEHWDVGGIFGGGSRHPFDFDKLYFTGAGTELRLAFESMGPDVIDALLHRDGRHVQDFRHIFVHQVTVPYAERFCDVVGARREQLVWTVPELGNIASASLPIQLSRVWENITPGERSLLVGLGGGISIQVMPWECG, via the coding sequence GTGGGCATCACAGTGCTGGGCGCGGCCGAGGCCCTGCCCTCGAGAGTCGTGCCTTCTGCGGAGATTGAGGACCGCATCCGTCAGGCCTCTGGATTTCGGCTGCCGCAGGGTGTCGTCGAACGGGTCACCGGTATCCGTACCCGACGCATGGTGGCTGAGGATGAGTACGCCTCGACGCTCGCCGCCCGCGCTGGGGAGGCAGCGCTGGAGGCAGCAGGCGTGGCGCCGTCGGAGGTGGACCTGCTGGTGTTCGCTTCCGCCTCACGAGACTTCATCGAGCCCGCGACCGCGCACGTCGTCACGCACGAGCTGGGCATCCGCGCCCACGCCTTCGATGTGACCAACGCCTGCAACTCGTTCATCAACGGGATCGAGATCGCGACGACACTGCTCGCCTCGGGCGCGTACTCGCGGGCGCTGGTGGTCACGGGGGAGACCCCGACGCGCTCGATCAGGTGGCAACTGGAATCGCTTCGGCAATTCATGACGCACTTCGCAGGCTTCACCTTCGGTGATGCTGGTGGGGCCGTGGTGCTGGGCCAAGGGCCGGGCCCAGGCCTCGGGCGGCCGATGGCTGAGACCCGCTCCGAGCACTGGGACGTCGGCGGCATCTTCGGCGGCGGCTCCCGGCATCCATTCGATTTCGACAAGCTCTACTTCACAGGTGCCGGCACGGAGCTGCGGCTCGCATTCGAGAGCATGGGGCCCGATGTGATCGACGCCCTGCTGCACCGCGACGGTCGGCACGTGCAGGACTTCCGGCACATCTTCGTCCACCAGGTGACGGTGCCGTATGCCGAACGATTCTGTGATGTCGTGGGCGCGCGCCGCGAACAACTCGTGTGGACCGTACCGGAGCTGGGCAACATCGCCTCCGCGTCGTTGCCGATTCAGCTCTCGCGAGTCTGGGAGAACATCACGCCTGGCGAGCGCAGCCTGCTCGTTGGGCTGGGTGGTGGCATCTCTATCCAGGTCATGCCGTGGGAGTGTGGCTGA
- a CDS encoding glycosyltransferase family A protein: MALPGVLIPAYNESRGIAATLDALARQTCHEFQLVVVDNASTDDTADVVRRFAASAPFRVTVLTEPEKGVGCAADTGARWLISRGAPWFARTDADCLPRPDWFARARKEIKEADLVCGAITARRDENGLPARLLFAAQVRLAAWFGRWRPANRGPQFLTPYRMHAGNNMAVRAETYLASGGWLRRGAPTDRQFLNAMRATTPRIVQCRGMVSENSTRRLKAMGVVQTARWYLDKGAGGKEEDPR, from the coding sequence ATGGCTCTGCCCGGCGTGTTGATCCCCGCATACAACGAGTCGCGCGGCATTGCGGCCACACTCGACGCGCTCGCCCGGCAGACGTGCCACGAGTTTCAGCTTGTGGTCGTCGATAACGCCTCCACCGACGACACCGCCGATGTCGTGCGGCGCTTCGCTGCGTCGGCACCGTTTCGAGTCACGGTCCTGACCGAGCCGGAGAAGGGAGTGGGCTGCGCCGCCGACACTGGTGCACGCTGGCTTATCTCCCGGGGCGCGCCGTGGTTTGCCCGCACTGACGCCGACTGTCTGCCAAGACCTGACTGGTTTGCCCGCGCCCGGAAAGAGATCAAGGAGGCCGACCTGGTGTGCGGGGCAATCACCGCCCGTCGGGATGAGAACGGGTTGCCGGCGCGGCTGCTGTTTGCTGCCCAGGTGCGGCTGGCGGCGTGGTTCGGACGGTGGCGCCCGGCCAATCGCGGGCCGCAGTTTCTCACCCCCTACCGCATGCACGCCGGCAACAACATGGCGGTGCGCGCCGAGACCTACCTCGCATCAGGTGGTTGGCTGCGGCGCGGCGCCCCCACGGACAGGCAGTTTCTCAATGCGATGCGTGCCACGACGCCGCGCATCGTGCAGTGCCGCGGCATGGTCAGTGAGAACTCGACACGGCGGTTGAAGGCGATGGGTGTCGTCCAGACGGCACGCTGGTACCTGGACAAGGGCGCCGGCGGCAAGGAGGAAGACCCGCGATGA
- a CDS encoding cytochrome P450, translated as MGRARIRDRLVHVAAHPLVFAALGIGRHTGLPGRRIVASAEGVREVLTKVPLDRTDRHTTGGLVRGQGSAGESWFDGDGSAHRQSRRELGAALTGAGIRRLARHWKPVLDQYAQAMTAEAVDVVTMSRIMSGLVTLDLLGMTADRERALALTAATRVVAAISVRAHLAGDTSRNLTAPLEKEFPGLGPSEVMLAVAATTTMLSAIPRALAWCADDGLFPDAQRDPEVMAAELMRVIAPSPLLPRIVGDDSRVEGRPVRRGEHLLLYLLPAIARPEPSVQHPQPPAQAQLAFGAGSHACPGRGLALAMVADALRTFAPIRPRVTRAVPDVGAGLPQWRSLWLR; from the coding sequence ATGGGGAGGGCACGCATCCGCGACCGGCTCGTACACGTGGCCGCTCATCCGCTGGTGTTCGCGGCGCTGGGCATCGGCAGGCACACGGGCCTGCCGGGACGACGGATCGTCGCCAGTGCTGAGGGTGTGCGTGAGGTGCTCACGAAGGTGCCGCTGGATCGCACCGACAGACACACCACCGGGGGGCTGGTGCGTGGCCAAGGCAGCGCAGGGGAGAGCTGGTTTGACGGGGACGGGAGCGCGCACCGGCAGTCTCGCCGCGAGCTGGGGGCAGCGCTGACGGGTGCGGGCATCCGTCGGCTCGCCCGCCATTGGAAGCCCGTGCTGGATCAGTACGCGCAGGCGATGACCGCCGAGGCCGTCGACGTGGTGACGATGTCCCGCATCATGTCGGGGCTCGTCACACTGGACCTGCTCGGCATGACTGCGGATCGTGAGCGTGCCCTGGCCCTCACCGCCGCCACACGTGTCGTCGCGGCCATCTCCGTGCGCGCTCACCTGGCCGGCGACACGTCCCGCAACCTCACGGCACCCCTGGAGAAGGAGTTCCCCGGGCTGGGTCCGAGCGAGGTGATGCTGGCCGTCGCTGCCACCACGACCATGCTGAGTGCCATTCCCCGCGCGCTGGCATGGTGCGCCGATGATGGCCTCTTCCCGGACGCTCAGCGCGACCCGGAGGTGATGGCTGCCGAACTCATGCGCGTGATCGCACCGTCGCCACTGTTGCCGCGGATCGTCGGGGATGACAGCCGGGTGGAGGGACGTCCGGTGCGCAGGGGGGAGCACCTGCTGCTGTACCTGCTGCCTGCGATTGCCCGACCGGAGCCGAGCGTGCAGCACCCGCAGCCACCTGCCCAGGCGCAATTGGCGTTCGGGGCCGGCTCCCACGCCTGCCCGGGCCGAGGGCTGGCGCTGGCGATGGTCGCGGACGCGCTGCGCACCTTCGCGCCCATCCGGCCCCGGGTCACGCGCGCAGTCCCCGACGTCGGTGCCGGGCTGCCGCAGTGGAGGTCGTTGTGGTTGCGCTGA
- a CDS encoding beta-ketoacyl-ACP reductase has protein sequence MTDRVVLVTGGSKGIGRAMAETFRDAGYRVAATYRSGEVPDGVLGVQCDITSQSSVDEAFEQVERELGPVEVLVANAGITKDTLLMRMSDDDWQQVLDTNLTGTFRVVRRASRPMMRARFGRMILISSVVGLMGNPGQVNYASSKAALVGMARSVTRELGARGVTCNVIAPGFIDTDMTKALDPDVIKGYEQRIPAGRLGSVDDVAAAALFLAGDAAGYTTGAVIPVDGGLGMGH, from the coding sequence ATGACTGATCGAGTGGTACTTGTCACCGGCGGATCCAAAGGGATCGGCCGCGCCATGGCCGAGACATTCCGCGACGCCGGCTACCGCGTCGCGGCCACCTACCGCAGCGGGGAGGTGCCCGACGGAGTGCTCGGCGTGCAGTGCGACATCACCAGCCAGAGCTCCGTCGATGAAGCGTTCGAACAGGTGGAACGTGAACTCGGGCCGGTGGAGGTGCTCGTCGCCAACGCAGGCATCACGAAGGACACGCTGCTCATGCGCATGTCCGACGACGACTGGCAGCAGGTGCTCGACACCAACCTCACCGGCACGTTCCGCGTCGTCAGGCGGGCATCGCGCCCGATGATGCGCGCTCGCTTCGGCCGGATGATCCTCATCTCGTCCGTGGTCGGCCTCATGGGCAACCCTGGCCAGGTGAACTACGCGTCCTCGAAAGCAGCCCTCGTCGGCATGGCGCGCAGCGTCACCCGTGAGCTCGGCGCCCGCGGGGTCACCTGCAACGTGATCGCGCCCGGATTCATCGACACCGACATGACGAAGGCTCTCGACCCCGACGTCATCAAAGGCTACGAGCAGCGCATTCCGGCGGGCCGACTGGGCAGTGTCGACGACGTTGCCGCCGCCGCGCTGTTCCTAGCGGGCGATGCGGCCGGTTACACCACTGGCGCCGTCATCCCCGTGGATGGCGGGCTAGGCATGGGTCATTGA
- a CDS encoding ABC transporter ATP-binding protein has translation MATAVAELAGVTVRRGQAVLLDNIDLRIDEDQRWVVIGPNGAGKTTMLQLLAAQLYPSDGVVGVLGEVIGAVDVFELRPRIGLTSSALAERIPAHEKVRDLVVSAAYAVVGRWNEDYDEWDFARADQLLEEFRIAQFADRTFGTLSSGEQKRVQVARALMTDPELLLLDEPAAGLDIAGREALVATLGDLFSNSFSPASVLVTHYVEEIPAGITHCMLMNHGRIVAAGPLHDTLTSANLSDAFDTALRVDYVDGRWAARGA, from the coding sequence ATGGCAACAGCGGTAGCGGAATTGGCGGGCGTCACGGTTCGACGTGGGCAGGCGGTGCTGCTGGACAACATCGACCTGCGCATCGACGAAGACCAGCGCTGGGTGGTGATCGGCCCCAACGGCGCCGGCAAAACCACGATGCTGCAGCTCCTCGCCGCGCAGCTGTACCCGAGCGACGGCGTCGTCGGTGTGCTCGGCGAAGTGATTGGCGCCGTCGACGTGTTCGAGCTGCGCCCGCGCATTGGCCTCACCTCGTCGGCGCTTGCCGAACGCATTCCGGCGCACGAGAAGGTGCGCGACCTCGTCGTCTCCGCCGCCTACGCCGTCGTCGGACGGTGGAACGAAGACTACGACGAGTGGGATTTCGCCCGCGCCGATCAGCTGCTCGAGGAGTTCCGCATCGCGCAGTTTGCCGACCGCACGTTTGGCACGCTGTCATCCGGCGAGCAGAAGCGCGTGCAGGTGGCTCGCGCACTCATGACCGACCCCGAACTGCTCCTCCTCGACGAACCCGCCGCCGGCCTCGACATCGCAGGGCGCGAGGCGCTCGTCGCCACACTGGGCGACCTCTTCTCGAACTCGTTCTCGCCCGCATCGGTGTTGGTGACGCACTACGTTGAGGAGATTCCGGCTGGTATCACGCACTGCATGCTGATGAACCACGGGCGCATCGTCGCAGCGGGGCCTCTGCACGACACCTTGACCTCCGCCAATCTCAGCGACGCATTCGACACCGCATTGCGTGTGGATTACGTCGACGGCCGGTGGGCCGCGCGAGGAGCGTGA
- a CDS encoding SPFH domain-containing protein, with translation MSLKIVRQQQKAIIERLGKMHRVLDPGPHLILPLFDRVAYLLDMREEVVSFPPQGVITEDNLMVSIDSVIYFQIVEPRRAAYEAQNYRAAIEQLTMTTLRNIIGGMDLEATLTSREEINQRLRSVLDEATGKWGIKVNRVELRSIEPPATIRDAMEKGARAERDKRAQILLAEGQRQSQVLNAGGDRESAILRAQGEREAAVLRAQAERQSAMLRAEGEAQAITTVFQAIHAGQPDQALLAYQYMQMLPQLAQGDSNKVWVVPSELNDALKGLGNAMGGGNSNEGRTYVSEGAKQFKAPEKIDVQAEIAEQTEKDRKASQETVQQAINEAQSLDNQGVAKRKATGKQAQEPTTQQIAGAPSQLEPPQQASAQQQDLAPKTSAAQPQAPWAAPQPPQQHGGPTA, from the coding sequence ATGAGCCTGAAGATCGTCCGCCAGCAGCAGAAGGCCATCATCGAGCGCCTCGGCAAGATGCACAGAGTGCTGGATCCCGGCCCGCACCTGATCCTGCCGTTGTTCGACCGCGTGGCCTATCTGCTCGACATGCGCGAAGAGGTGGTCTCGTTCCCGCCGCAGGGCGTCATTACGGAAGACAACCTCATGGTGTCGATCGACTCCGTGATCTACTTCCAGATCGTCGAACCCCGCCGAGCCGCCTACGAGGCGCAGAACTACCGCGCGGCCATCGAGCAACTCACTATGACCACGCTGCGTAACATCATCGGCGGCATGGATCTGGAGGCGACGCTCACCTCCCGCGAGGAGATCAACCAGCGGCTGCGTTCGGTACTTGACGAAGCCACGGGCAAGTGGGGCATCAAGGTCAACCGCGTGGAGCTTCGCTCGATTGAGCCGCCGGCGACGATCCGCGACGCCATGGAGAAGGGTGCCCGCGCGGAGCGCGACAAGCGTGCGCAGATTCTGCTCGCCGAGGGCCAGCGTCAGTCGCAGGTGCTGAACGCGGGCGGTGACCGCGAGTCGGCCATTCTGCGGGCTCAAGGTGAGCGGGAAGCGGCGGTGCTGCGAGCGCAGGCCGAACGTCAGTCGGCGATGCTGCGGGCAGAAGGTGAGGCGCAGGCCATCACGACGGTGTTCCAGGCCATCCATGCCGGTCAGCCCGACCAGGCGCTCCTGGCCTACCAGTACATGCAGATGCTGCCGCAGCTCGCGCAGGGCGACTCCAACAAGGTGTGGGTCGTGCCCTCCGAACTTAACGACGCGTTGAAGGGCCTCGGTAACGCGATGGGTGGCGGCAACAGCAACGAGGGCCGCACCTACGTCTCTGAGGGGGCGAAGCAGTTCAAGGCCCCGGAGAAGATCGACGTCCAAGCAGAGATCGCCGAGCAGACAGAGAAGGACCGCAAAGCCTCGCAGGAGACTGTCCAGCAGGCCATCAACGAGGCCCAATCACTCGACAACCAGGGCGTTGCCAAGCGCAAGGCCACCGGCAAGCAGGCCCAGGAGCCGACCACTCAGCAGATCGCAGGGGCGCCGTCGCAGCTGGAGCCCCCGCAGCAGGCGTCGGCGCAGCAACAGGATCTGGCCCCGAAGACTTCTGCCGCGCAGCCGCAGGCCCCGTGGGCTGCGCCCCAGCCCCCGCAACAACACGGGGGACCCACCGCCTAG